One part of the Bdellovibrio bacteriovorus genome encodes these proteins:
- a CDS encoding helix-turn-helix transcriptional regulator, with amino-acid sequence MGSLILLGLSLREIADRRGTSETTTRQQALSLYKKASVEGRHQLSAYFLENLLAAQTSLKPFAQSGSESL; translated from the coding sequence GTGGGTAGCCTGATTCTTCTTGGCCTCAGTCTGCGCGAGATCGCGGACAGGCGGGGCACTTCTGAAACGACAACTCGTCAGCAAGCCCTGAGCCTTTACAAAAAAGCCTCAGTGGAGGGACGTCATCAGTTGTCGGCTTATTTCCTGGAAAATCTGCTGGCCGCGCAAACGAGCCTTAAGCCTTTCGCTCAAAGCGGCTCGGAATCCCTTTAG
- a CDS encoding Hsp20/alpha crystallin family protein, whose protein sequence is MSELQADHARKKKQLVKENEAQLSDLKDYYNDKKAGLQEQNEAAINHIRKSQQQAASEAHEDRQRLTEKYNSRTQAIAKGYDEKLTTTRQKRAEQIAQAQTDSREKVASIEKDAAERVEYVRTKSADDIKGAKEKYNKDMSQLNEFSDRRLEQQRTQNDASLKSEVERGRNVQERVRARNEKEYGELRERGEKVLVQENEKQQKQLARQDSDFAKRYDQQQTQWESREQNLNKQYSSRLQDQKVAYENQLDNQHDRFQSTYMKTEDANRESLNIQKKRYVRELAETRKDFVKAAGKYATKEADPFYKVEDRGSQLKENPDFYILRAYVPEHEKDSVKVTIQNDRATVSGQRSFKDKIEEDGKSVSSSNFQTFREEFAFDKPVITDGMTRQRDGDWVVYHIPKGIPSRFERKA, encoded by the coding sequence TTGAGTGAACTTCAAGCCGATCACGCGCGCAAAAAAAAGCAGCTCGTGAAAGAGAACGAAGCACAACTTTCTGATCTCAAGGACTATTATAACGATAAGAAGGCCGGACTTCAGGAGCAGAATGAAGCCGCCATCAATCACATCCGCAAAAGCCAGCAACAGGCCGCCTCCGAAGCTCATGAGGACCGTCAGCGTCTGACTGAGAAATACAATTCCCGCACCCAGGCTATTGCCAAAGGCTATGACGAAAAGCTGACCACCACCCGTCAAAAACGCGCTGAACAGATTGCGCAGGCCCAGACAGATTCCCGCGAAAAAGTGGCCAGCATTGAAAAAGACGCCGCCGAACGAGTGGAATACGTGCGCACCAAAAGTGCCGATGACATCAAGGGCGCCAAAGAAAAATACAACAAGGACATGTCCCAACTGAATGAGTTCAGCGATCGACGCCTGGAACAGCAACGCACGCAAAACGATGCCAGCCTGAAAAGCGAAGTTGAGCGCGGCCGCAACGTGCAGGAGCGCGTGCGTGCACGCAATGAAAAAGAATATGGCGAATTGCGCGAACGCGGCGAAAAAGTTCTGGTTCAGGAAAATGAAAAGCAGCAAAAACAACTGGCTCGTCAGGACAGTGATTTTGCAAAACGCTATGACCAGCAGCAGACGCAGTGGGAATCCCGCGAACAGAATCTGAACAAACAGTACTCTTCCCGCCTGCAGGATCAGAAAGTGGCTTATGAAAACCAGCTGGACAACCAGCATGACCGTTTCCAAAGCACTTACATGAAAACCGAGGATGCCAACCGCGAATCTTTGAACATTCAGAAGAAACGCTATGTGCGTGAACTGGCTGAAACCCGCAAGGACTTTGTAAAAGCCGCCGGCAAATACGCCACCAAAGAAGCCGATCCGTTTTACAAGGTTGAAGACCGCGGCAGTCAGCTAAAGGAAAATCCGGATTTCTATATTCTGCGTGCCTATGTGCCCGAGCATGAAAAGGATTCCGTAAAGGTGACGATTCAAAACGATCGCGCCACCGTTTCCGGTCAGCGTTCTTTCAAAGACAAGATTGAGGAAGACGGAAAAAGCGTCAGCAGTTCCAATTTCCAGACATTCCGTGAAGAGTTTGCTTTCGACAAACCCGTCATCACAGACGGCATGACCCGCCAGCGCGATGGCGACTGGGTTGTCTATCACATTCCTAAAGGGATTCCGAGCCGCTTTGAGCGAAAGGCTTAA
- a CDS encoding matrixin family metalloprotease: MWKWLGTALVLSIALVVQACAPKSQEDCGFVQNVYGERISWKSDAPVTMQLHTSIPDSMVPAIMRAAETWERTAGRKLINIIQYPRYSGPIVPHKDGQNIIYLMDAWESNRASEQGRTSVYWIGDLIKEADIRLNGYDFNFYWNGATLTTAVNPSRKSSGPVNIEALVLHEMGHVLGLKHKDGAGSVMATYLSSGDDRVVLAETDSSALQCEY; the protein is encoded by the coding sequence ATGTGGAAGTGGCTTGGGACCGCGTTGGTCCTATCAATAGCATTAGTTGTTCAAGCCTGCGCGCCGAAATCCCAGGAAGACTGTGGTTTCGTGCAAAACGTGTATGGCGAACGAATCTCCTGGAAAAGCGATGCTCCAGTGACCATGCAACTGCATACCTCGATTCCGGATTCCATGGTGCCAGCAATCATGCGAGCAGCAGAAACCTGGGAACGCACCGCCGGACGCAAACTGATCAATATCATTCAATATCCACGTTATAGCGGACCGATCGTTCCTCACAAAGACGGGCAGAATATCATCTATTTGATGGATGCCTGGGAAAGCAACCGCGCTTCGGAACAGGGGCGAACAAGTGTTTACTGGATCGGGGACCTTATTAAGGAAGCCGACATCCGTTTGAACGGCTATGACTTTAATTTCTATTGGAATGGTGCCACTTTGACGACGGCGGTGAATCCGTCCCGCAAAAGCTCCGGCCCGGTGAATATTGAGGCTTTGGTGCTTCATGAAATGGGTCACGTGCTCGGCCTGAAACACAAGGATGGCGCGGGTTCCGTGATGGCGACCTATCTGTCCAGCGGTGATGACCGAGTGGTGCTGGCAGAGACAGACAGCTCAGCCCTGCAGTGCGAGTACTAG